In one window of Camelina sativa cultivar DH55 chromosome 15, Cs, whole genome shotgun sequence DNA:
- the LOC104747893 gene encoding enhanced ethylene response protein 5, with amino-acid sequence MAYVSMGEAHRRITEYSNRFCDAVSYQDSSTLCRLLSFSSNSPPLLSLADALNVFQDASSLIRQSDKFSEYGEILAHLFRSLQSYRVGNLVEAYLAFEKFANAFVQEFRNWESAWALEALYVVCYEIRVLAEKADKELTSNGKSPEKLKAAGSLLMKVFGVLAGKGPKRVGALYVTCQLFKTYFKLGTVNLCRSVIRSIETARIFDFEEFPRRDKVTYMYYTGRLEVFNENFPAADTKLSYALQYCNPKRERNIRMILKYLIPVKLSIGVIPKDELLQNYNLHEYTKIVQALRKGDLRLLRHALQEHEDRFLRSGVYLVLEKLELQVYQRLMKKIYINQKQSDPARAHQLKLEVIAKALRWLEMDMDLDEVECIMTILIYKNLVKGYLAHKSKVVVLSKQDPFPKLNGKPVGS; translated from the exons aTGGCGTACGTTAGTATGGGTGAAGCACACAGGCGGATTACTGAATACTCAAACCGTTTCTGCGACGCCGTTTCGTACCAAGACTCTTCTACACTTTGCcgtctcctctctttctcttccaattCTCCACCTCTTCTCTCACTCGCCGATGCGCTCAACGTCTTCCAG GATGCTAGCAGTTTGATTAGACAGTCTGATAAATTCTCTGAATACGGCGAGATTCTGGCTCATCTGTTTCGTTCTCTACAAAGTTACCGAGTTGGAAATCTAGTCGAAGCATACCTTGCTTTCGAGAAGTTTGCCAA TGCATTTGTTCAGGAGTTTCGTAATTGGGAATCTGCTTGGGCATTGGAAGCTCTGTATGTAGTTTGTTATGAAATTCGGGTTCTTGCGGAAAAG GCTGATAAAGAGTTAACTTCTAATGGAAAATCTCCCGAGAAATTAAAAGCAGCTGGATCTCTTCTCATGAAAGTTTTTGGAGTTCTTGCT GGGAAAGGTCCAAAACGAGTTGGAGCACTATATGTGACGTGTCAATTGTTCAAGACCTACTTTAAG CTTGGAACCGTCAATCTTTGCCGAAGTGTAATAAGAAGTATTGAAACTGCTCGGATATTTGACTTTGAGGAGTTTCCAAGAAGAGACAAG GTCACATACATGTATTATACCGGACGATTAGAAGTCTTCAACGAAAATTTTCCTGCT GCGGACACAAAGCTATCATATGCCTTGCAATATTGCAACCCCAAAAGAGAACGGAATATAAG GATGATATTGAAGTATTTGATACCCGTGAAACTTTCAATAGGAGTTATACCGAAAGATGAGCTcttgcaaaattataatcttcATGAG TACACAAAGATTGTGCAAGCTCTGAGGAAGGGTGATCTCAGGCTTCTACGGCATGCTCTTCAAGAACATGAAGACCG GTTCTTGAGGTCGGGTGTGTATCTTGTCTTGGAAAAGCTAGAGCTCCAAGTCTACCAGAGACTCATGAAGAAAAT TTATATCAACCAGAAGCAGAGTGATCCAGCGAGAGCGCACCAGCTGAAGCTTGAAGTGATTGCCAAAGCACTAAGATGGCTAGAAATGGACATGGATCTTGACGAG GTGGAATGTATAATGACGATATTGATATACAAGAACCTTGTGAAAGGCTATTTAGCGCACAAGAGCAAAGTGGTAGTTCTAAGCAAGCAAGATCCTTTCCCTAAACTAAACGGGAAGCCGGTTGGCTCATAG
- the LOC104747894 gene encoding cytidine deaminase 1 encodes MDKPSFVIQSEEAESAAKQLGVSVLQLLPTLVKPAESYARTPISKFNVATVGLGSSGRIFLGVNVEFPKLPLHHSIHAEQFLVTNLTLNGERHLKNFAVSAAPCGHCRQFLQEIRDAPEIKILITDPKNSADSDSAADSDGFLRLGSFLPHRFGPDDLLEKDLPLLLEPHDNGLVISDLNSVCNGTTDSFADLKQTALAAANRSYAPYSLCPSGVSLVDCDGKVYRGSYMESAAYNPSLGPVQAALVDYVANGGGGGYERIVGAVLVEKIDAVVRQKQTARLLLETISPKCEFKVFHCYAA; translated from the coding sequence ATGGATAAGCCAAGCTTCGTAATCCAATCCGAAGAAGCTGAATCCGCCGCGAAACAACTCGGCGTCTCCGTCCTCCAGCTCCTCCCGACGCTAGTCAAACCAGCGGAATCCTACGCTCGAACTCCGATTTCAAAATTCAACGTCGCAACCGTCGGACTCGGATCATCGGGTCGGATCTTCTTAGGCGTCAATGTCGAATTCCCAAAGCTCCCTCTCCACCACTCAATCCACGCCGAGCAGTTCCTCGTCACCAACCTCACGCTCAACGGCGAGCGTCACCTCAAAAACTTCGCCGTCTCCGCCGCACCGTGTGGTCATTGCCGCCAGTTCCTTCAAGAAATCCGCGACGCGCCTGAGATCAAAATCCTGATCACCGATCCAAAAAACTCCGCCGATTCCGATTCCGCCGCCGACTCAGACGGATTCTTACGCCTCGGAAGCTTCTTGCCTCACAGATTCGGTCCCGACGATCTTCTCGAGAAAGATCTCCCTCTTCTCCTCGAACCTCACGATAACGGTCTCGTTATCTCAGATCTCAATTCGGTCTGTAACGGAACCACCGATTCCTTCGCCGATTTGAAACAAACGGCACTAGCGGCGGCGAATAGATCGTACGCGCCGTATAGTTTGTGTCCGTCGGGAGTCTCGTTGGTGGATTGTGACGGGAAAGTGTACAGAGGTTCGTATATGGAATCGGCGGCGTATAATCCTAGTTTGGGACCAGTGCAGGCGGCGCTGGTTGATTACGTGGCtaacggtggtggaggaggttacGAGAGGATCGTAGGAGCGGTGTTGGTGGAGAAAATAGATGCGGTGGTCCGGCAAAAGCAGACGGCGAGGTTATTGTTAGAGACCATATCGCCGAAATGCGAATTCAAAGTGTTTCATTGCTATGCAGCTTAA